GGGCTCCAGGCGGGTCAGGTGCAGGGGCACGCACACACTCTCGACGCCACTGACCCCCACGATCGGGAACGGGGCGCCCGCGACCTCGGCGTGCGCGCCCGCCTCCTCCCACGCCTCGCGGATCGCTGCCTGCGCGGGCGTCTCGCCGGGGTGGATGCCGCCGCCCGGCAGCGTCCAGCCGCCCCACTCCAGCCCGGTCATGAGGACGAAGCCGTCCTCCCGTTCGATCCACGCGCAGGCGCGGCCCACCCGGGCCAGGCCGGGGGACAGGTCGATGAAGGCCGGGCGGGTCACGCCAGCACCGCCAGCGCCTCGGCCAGCGGCGCGCGGCGGTCACGCAGGGCCGCCAGGGTGCCGGAAGCGTGCAGCGCCTCCGCGAAGAGCACGTCCTGCGGGTGCGCCGCGTCGAAGCTGTCCAGCACGTTGCGGTTGCCACCGGCCTGAAGTTCGTCCAGCAGGGCGTGCAGCATCAGCCTTAGCGCCGCGCGCTGCACGTCCGCCGGGGCGCGCTCCACGCGGATGCGCTTACGGGACACGTACGGGTCATGGGTCAGCAGGTGCGTGCAGCCCGCCCACGGGTCCGCCGCCGCGTACGCCACACCGCGCAGGCCACTCATGGCGATCGCCCCGGCGCACTGCGGGCAGGGCTGCACCGTCGTCAGCACCGTCCAGCCGTAACAGTCCGGGCGGGGCGTACCTGGCAGGGCCAGCAGCGCGTTGATCTCCGCGTGCGCCAGGTCTGAGCCGCTGATCACGCCCGCCACGTCGCGCGGCTCGTTCAGGCGGTTGCGGCCCCGCGCGATCACGGTCCCGGCAGCGTCGATCACGCACGCGCCGATGGGCAGCGACCCCGCCACGTACGCGTCCCACGCCTCCGACAGGGCCGCGTGCCAGCCCGCGCCGGGTGCCCCGGCCGCTCCTCCCGCTTCCCACTCCCCACGGCCCACAACCCCGCTCACAGTTCGCCCCGGTTCTTCTCGATCAGGTCGTCGAGCGCCTCGCGCAGCAGGCTGGCCTCGGTGCGGCCCAGCGCGCCGCTCAGTTTGGCGAGGCGTTCGAGCTGGCTCTTGGGGTAGTAGTTGCTCTTCAGGACCATCTTGCTTTCCACGTAGATGCACGCGCGGCCGCGGCCCTCGCGTTTGGCGCGGATCATGGCCTCGTCGGCGGCGCGTTTGAGGTCGTCGTAGGTGCTGGCGTGCGCGGGCCGGGCGGCCAGCCCGACGCTGAGGCCCAGGCCGCGCGGCCACTGCGGGTCGCGGTGAATGTGGAAGTGCTTGATGACCTCGTCCAGGAGGATCAGGGCGGTCTCGGCGGCCGTCTCGGGGAGGATGGCGGCGTACTCGTCCCCGCCGATGCGCCCGATGACGCTGCCGGTGGGGAGGCTGCCGGACAGCAGGCGTTCCACGCCGCGCAGCACGCGGTCGCCCTCGGCGTGCCCCAGAGAGTCGTTGAGGGTCTTGAAGTGGTCGAGGTCCAGGACCGCCAGGGTCAGGGGGGCGCCCTGGAGGGTGTCGAAGGCGGTTTCGAAGTCGGCGCGGGTGAGGATGGTGGGGCGCGGCATGGGTCAGGGTCCTCCTCGGGAGCGAGAGGCGGTCAGCGGAGCGTATGTTCTTCTAACATATATACGTTTCAGGATGTACGTGCCAAGCGGATACGTGGAATCCGCGTGCTGGCGCACCTTGAGCGCACTACGCTCAGATTGTCAGATTCTGAAGTTTGACATTTCTTCCAACGCAGTCCTATTCTTGCGTGCGGAACGGCAAAAAGCCGGTGACCCCGGCCCCCTGCCGAGGCCCAACCCACTCTCAAGGAGGACACAACATGCTGAAACCCCTAGGTGACCGCGTTCTGGTTGAAATCATCGAGGAAGCCGAGCAGAAAACCGCCGGCGGCCTGTACGTCCCCGACAGCGCCAAAGAGAAGAGCCAGCGCGGCAAGGTCATCGCCGTCGGCAGCGGCAAACTGCTCGACAACGGCACCCGCGTCGCCCTTGACGTCAAGGAAGGCGACACCGTGTACTTCGCCAAGTACGGCGGGACCGAAGTCAGCCTCGAAGGCCGCAACTACAGCATCCTCGCCGAACGCGACATCCTCGCCATCGTCGAGTAAAGCGCCCACCGACTGAGCACCCCTCAGTCCGCCGCGCTGACCGCTCCCCGCACAGGGGAGCCACCCCCTCCCCCCACTCTGAGCGCCCCGCCGCTCACTTCAAAGGAGCAACACCATGGCTAAACAGCTCGTGTTCGATGAACAGGCCCGCCGCGCCCTCGAGCGTGGCGTCAACGCCGTCGCCAACGCCGTCAAAGTCACCCTCGGGCCCCGCGGCCGCAACGTCGTCATCGAGAAGAAATTCGGCAGCCCCACCATCACCAAGGACGGCGTCACCGTCGCCAAGGAAGTCGAACTCGAGGACAAACTCGAGAACATCGGCGCCCAGCTGCTGAAAGAAGTCGCCAGCAAGACCAACGACATCACCGGTGACGGCACCACCACCGCCACCGTCCTCGGCCAGGCCGTCGTGAAAGAAGGCCTGCGCAACGTCGCCGCCGGCGCCAACCCCCTCGCCCTGAAGCGCGGCATCGACAAGGCCGTCCTGGCCGCCATCGAAGAAATCAAGAAGCTCGCCGTGCCCGTCGAGGACAGCGAAGCCATCAAGAAAGTCGCGGGCATCAGCGCCAACGACGAACAGGTCGGTCAGGAAATCGCTTCCGCGATGGACAAGGTCGGCAAGGAAGGCGTCATCACCATCGAAGAAAGCAAAGGCTTCGACACCGAAGTGGACGTCGTCGAAGGCATGCAGTTCGACAAGGGCTTCATCAACCCCTACTTCATCACCAACCCCGAGAAGATGGAAGCCGTCCTCGAAGACGCCTACATCCTCATCAACGAGAAGAAGGTCAGCAACCTCAAGGACATGCTGCCCATCCTCGAAAAAGTCGCCCAGACCGGCCGCCCCCTCCTGATCATCGCCGAGGACGTCGAAGGCGAAGCGCTCGCCACCCTGGTCGTCAACAAGCTGCGCGGCACCCTGAACATCGCCGCCGTCAAGGCCCCCGGCTTCGGCGACCGCCGCAAGGAAATGCTGCGCGACATCGCCGCCGTCACCGGCGGGGAAGTCGTCAGCGAAGACCTCGGCCACAAGCTCGAGAACGTCACCATGGACATGCTCGGCCGCGCCGCCCGCATCCGCATCACCAAGGACGAAACCACCATCGTGGACGGCAAGGGTGAGCAGAGCGCCATCGACGCCCGCGTCAACGCCATCAAGGGCGAACTCGACACCACCGACAGCGACTACGCCAAGGAAAAACTCCAGGAGCGCCTCGCCAAACTCGCCGGCGGCGTGGCTGTCATCCGCGTCGGCGCCGCCACCGAAACCGAACTGAAAGAGAAGAAGCACCGCTACGAGGACGCCCTGAGCACCGCGCGCAGCGCCGTGGAAGAAGGCATCGTCGCGGGCGGCGGCACCACCCTGCTGCGCGTCATCCCCGCCGTGCGCAAGGCCGCCGAAGCCCTCACCGGCGACGAAGCGACCGGCGCCCGCATCCTGATCCGCGCGCTCGAAGAGCCCGCCCGTCAGATTGCCGCGAACGCCGGTGAAGAAGGCAGCGTCATCGTGAACGCCGTCATCAACAGCGACAAGCCCCGCTTCGGCTTCAACGCCGCCACCGGCGAGTACGTCGACGACATGATCGCCGCCGGCATCGTCGACCCCGCCAAGGTCACCCGCACCGCGCTGCAGAACGCCGCCAGCATCGGCGCGCTGATCCTCACCACCGAAGCCATCGTCAGCGACAAGCCCGAGAAGGCCGCCCCCGCACCCGCCGGCGGCCCCGACATGGGCGGCATGGACTTCTAAAGCAAGTCACAGTTGACCGTCGGTTAGTTGATGGTCAATCAGCGAAGCCGGAGCGTCATGCTCCGGCTTTCTTCTATGGGATGCGGCCAAAGAGCTCTTACCGTGCCTGGGGACGAAAGCCTGCGGATCGCTCTTTACGGTAGGTGCATGGGATTCATCGTGCTGCTCCCGGTACTCTTCCTGCTGGTCATCGGTGCTGGGGTGCTGGTGGCCCTGGCGACAGCGGCGCATGTCCGGAAACGAAATCCGGTGTATACGGGCGCGTGGGTGGGGGCCGGGGTGGTGTCCACTCTGGCGCTGGCGTTTTCGCTGATTATGTTTTTTTCCGGTGGGGCAGGCAGCGATGCTGACGGGGGAGCATTGGATTTCTACAAGACGCCTCTGGGCGGAGGTTTCTATCTGGCGAGCATCGATTCTGATCGGGAGTTACCGCTCGGACTTGAGCACCGGGATGGGGATGAGAGGTTGCCTCGGAACGGGAGCATGACCGTGACGGGGCTGGCTTGCGTTGAGGGTCGGACGTTTCTACAGTTCAAGGAAGGGGAGAGGTTCGGGCGTATTGATGTGCCGGGACGTCGGCTGGAAGTGCTGACGGCAGCGGCTCTGCCCGTCACGGCGGAGGGCCAGAGCTTCTGGCTGAACAAGGCCTCCTTCAGATCCACCTCGTGCGCTGATGTGAAGGCTTCTGCGGTTGATCAGGTGCGCAATGCGCTGCTGTTGCTCGCGGGGCCACTGGTCAGCCTGGGGTGCCTGATCTGGTTGTGGGTGTGGGGGCGGCGATTACCGAATGCTCGGGTGCAGAAGGAAGCCGACTGGTGAGAAGGCAAACCCAGATTTATCCGCCAAACTGATTTACTTTTTCAACCATTCGCGCTAGCCTGTGCCCATGAAGAAGATCGGGTTTCTCTCATTCGGGCACTGGAATCCGTCCCCGCAGTCCGGCACGCGCTCGGCGGCGGACGTGCTGCACCAGACCATCGATCTGGCGGTCGCCGCCGAGGAACTGGGCGCGGACGGCGCGTACGTGCGGGTGCATCACTTCGCGCAGCAGCTGGGCTCGCCGTTCCCGCTGCTGGCGGCGATGGGCGCAAAAACGAAAAAAATCGAGCTGGGCACGGGCGTGATCGACATGCGCTACGAGAACCCGCTGTACATGGCCGAGGACGCCGGTTCCGCTGACCTGATCTCCGGCGGGAGGTTGCAGCTGGGCATCAGCCGGGGCTCGCCGGAACAGGTGATCGACGGGTGGCGGCACTTCGGGTACGCGCCCGCTCCCGGCGAGACCGAGGCGGACATGGCGCGGCGGCACGCCGAGGTGTTCCTTGACGTGATCGAGGGCAGAGGCTTCGCGCAGCCGAACCCGCGCCCGATGTTCCCGAACCCGCCGGGTCTGCTGCGCCTGGAGCCTTACTCGGCGGGCCTGCGCGACCGCATCTGGTGGGGCGCCGCGTCGAACGCGACCGCCGAGTGGGCCGCGAGGATGGGCATGAACCTCCAGAGTTCCACCCTGAAGCAGAACGAGAACGGTCAACCCTTCCACGTGCAGCAGGCCGAGCAGATCCGCGCGTACCGCAACGCGTGGAAGGAAGCCGGGCACACCCGCGAGGGGCGCGTGTCCGTCAGCCGCAGCATCTTCGCGCTGGTGAACGACCAGGACCGCATGTACTTCGGACGTCAGGGCGGGCAGGACCAGTTCGGCGTGATCGACCAGTACCGCGCGGTGTTCGGCCGCAGTTACGCCGACGAACCCGACCGCCTGATCGAACAACTGCGGCAGGACGAGGCCATCGCCGAAGCCGACACCCTCCTGCTGACCGTCCCGAACCAGCTGGGCGTGGACTACAACGCGCACCTGATCGAGAGCATCCTCACACACGTCGCCCCCGGCCTCGGCTGGCGCTGATACGGATTCCGTTTGTTTCGCTGACAATCCGGAACTTCACCGGATTGCCAGCTCCACGTCCGGAACCCGCTTTGCTCCTTCTCGCATCCGCTCGGGTTGAAAGATTTTGCAAACCTTTCAACCGGAGTCCGTATGACTCCACCCAAGGTGTGACGCGGCAACCCGGCACCGGCAGTAGCGTGGCCCACATGCCACTGCTGCTGATCGTGTCCGGCATGCCCGCCTCCGGAAAATCTACGCTGGGCGCGCGACTCGCCCACGCGCTGAACATGCCGTTCGTGACGAAGGACGAGTACAAGGCCCTCCTCCTGGCCCGCCTGCCCGACCTGACCAGGGACGTGTCCGGCCCCCTCAGCTTCGACGTCATGTGGCACGTCGCGGGCGTCACCCTCGCCGCAGGCATGGACACCGTGCTGGAATCGCACTTCTACCACGGGGTCAGCGAGGCGCACATCCTGCAGCTGGCCCACACGCACGGGGCGAGGGTCGCCCAGGTGTTCTGCCACGCACCCACACACGTCCTCCAGGCACGGCACGACGCGCGGGTCACCTCCGGCCGACGGCCCGGCATAGACCTCCCCATGAACTACGCCACCCTCCCCAACCACTGCTGCTGGACGCCACTCGACCTGGGCGACACCCCCTGCC
This region of Deinococcus sp. JMULE3 genomic DNA includes:
- a CDS encoding AAA family ATPase, whose translation is MPLLLIVSGMPASGKSTLGARLAHALNMPFVTKDEYKALLLARLPDLTRDVSGPLSFDVMWHVAGVTLAAGMDTVLESHFYHGVSEAHILQLAHTHGARVAQVFCHAPTHVLQARHDARVTSGRRPGIDLPMNYATLPNHCCWTPLDLGDTPCLTVDTTQDDALPSILTWLHTQKESGPLKGHSEGADTLG
- a CDS encoding nucleoside deaminase, which encodes MSGVVGRGEWEAGGAAGAPGAGWHAALSEAWDAYVAGSLPIGACVIDAAGTVIARGRNRLNEPRDVAGVISGSDLAHAEINALLALPGTPRPDCYGWTVLTTVQPCPQCAGAIAMSGLRGVAYAAADPWAGCTHLLTHDPYVSRKRIRVERAPADVQRAALRLMLHALLDELQAGGNRNVLDSFDAAHPQDVLFAEALHASGTLAALRDRRAPLAEALAVLA
- the groES gene encoding co-chaperone GroES, with translation MLKPLGDRVLVEIIEEAEQKTAGGLYVPDSAKEKSQRGKVIAVGSGKLLDNGTRVALDVKEGDTVYFAKYGGTEVSLEGRNYSILAERDILAIVE
- a CDS encoding LLM class flavin-dependent oxidoreductase produces the protein MKKIGFLSFGHWNPSPQSGTRSAADVLHQTIDLAVAAEELGADGAYVRVHHFAQQLGSPFPLLAAMGAKTKKIELGTGVIDMRYENPLYMAEDAGSADLISGGRLQLGISRGSPEQVIDGWRHFGYAPAPGETEADMARRHAEVFLDVIEGRGFAQPNPRPMFPNPPGLLRLEPYSAGLRDRIWWGAASNATAEWAARMGMNLQSSTLKQNENGQPFHVQQAEQIRAYRNAWKEAGHTREGRVSVSRSIFALVNDQDRMYFGRQGGQDQFGVIDQYRAVFGRSYADEPDRLIEQLRQDEAIAEADTLLLTVPNQLGVDYNAHLIESILTHVAPGLGWR
- the groL gene encoding chaperonin GroEL (60 kDa chaperone family; promotes refolding of misfolded polypeptides especially under stressful conditions; forms two stacked rings of heptamers to form a barrel-shaped 14mer; ends can be capped by GroES; misfolded proteins enter the barrel where they are refolded when GroES binds); this translates as MAKQLVFDEQARRALERGVNAVANAVKVTLGPRGRNVVIEKKFGSPTITKDGVTVAKEVELEDKLENIGAQLLKEVASKTNDITGDGTTTATVLGQAVVKEGLRNVAAGANPLALKRGIDKAVLAAIEEIKKLAVPVEDSEAIKKVAGISANDEQVGQEIASAMDKVGKEGVITIEESKGFDTEVDVVEGMQFDKGFINPYFITNPEKMEAVLEDAYILINEKKVSNLKDMLPILEKVAQTGRPLLIIAEDVEGEALATLVVNKLRGTLNIAAVKAPGFGDRRKEMLRDIAAVTGGEVVSEDLGHKLENVTMDMLGRAARIRITKDETTIVDGKGEQSAIDARVNAIKGELDTTDSDYAKEKLQERLAKLAGGVAVIRVGAATETELKEKKHRYEDALSTARSAVEEGIVAGGGTTLLRVIPAVRKAAEALTGDEATGARILIRALEEPARQIAANAGEEGSVIVNAVINSDKPRFGFNAATGEYVDDMIAAGIVDPAKVTRTALQNAASIGALILTTEAIVSDKPEKAAPAPAGGPDMGGMDF
- a CDS encoding GGDEF domain-containing protein, which gives rise to MPRPTILTRADFETAFDTLQGAPLTLAVLDLDHFKTLNDSLGHAEGDRVLRGVERLLSGSLPTGSVIGRIGGDEYAAILPETAAETALILLDEVIKHFHIHRDPQWPRGLGLSVGLAARPAHASTYDDLKRAADEAMIRAKREGRGRACIYVESKMVLKSNYYPKSQLERLAKLSGALGRTEASLLREALDDLIEKNRGEL